A single window of Rudaeicoccus suwonensis DNA harbors:
- a CDS encoding M16 family metallopeptidase — MPLDYPVTRHRLDNGLRVVVSQDHSAPIVAVNLWVGVGSRHEQPGRTGFAHLFEHLMFQGSANVAEGEHFSLLLAQGAQLNATTWCDRTNYFETVPSEALDLALWLEADRHGRLLPAVTQANLDNQRDVVKEEKRQRYDNVPYGEAMTRLGELVFPQGHPYHHSTIGSMADLDAASVDDVHAFYERHYRPDNTVLTLVGDITEEAGFAAAERYFGELTIPEQALPEVVSAPLPPLSAPLRLDITADVPADRTYLGFRLPADGSPEFTACELAFDLLAGLATSRLYRRMVRGEQLVTHVSRSATGRIDGTSMGMLVFDAAEGVSADRAEEVLCEELERLAQVPPTEVEMAAVGADIERWWLQGLAQQDERADTICGDALLHDDPGRLNAYLDRVAAITAEDVCRAAATYLDPAARAVVRYAKEGN; from the coding sequence ATGCCGCTGGATTACCCCGTCACCCGACACCGCCTCGACAACGGATTGCGTGTCGTGGTCTCGCAGGACCATTCGGCTCCGATCGTCGCGGTGAATCTGTGGGTCGGCGTCGGGTCGCGGCACGAGCAGCCCGGGCGTACCGGCTTCGCGCACCTCTTTGAGCACCTGATGTTTCAGGGTTCGGCGAACGTCGCTGAGGGAGAACACTTCTCGCTGCTACTGGCACAGGGCGCACAGCTCAACGCGACCACCTGGTGCGATCGCACGAACTACTTCGAGACCGTCCCCTCGGAAGCGCTCGACCTGGCGCTCTGGCTCGAAGCAGACCGGCACGGGCGGCTGCTGCCGGCCGTCACCCAGGCCAACCTCGACAACCAGCGCGACGTGGTCAAGGAGGAAAAACGCCAGCGGTACGACAACGTGCCGTATGGCGAGGCCATGACGCGGTTGGGTGAACTGGTGTTTCCGCAGGGTCATCCCTACCACCACTCCACCATCGGGTCGATGGCCGATCTCGACGCCGCCTCCGTCGATGACGTTCATGCGTTCTACGAGCGGCACTACCGGCCCGACAACACCGTGCTGACGCTGGTCGGCGACATCACCGAAGAAGCCGGATTTGCTGCCGCCGAGCGGTATTTCGGCGAATTGACGATTCCGGAGCAAGCCCTGCCCGAGGTTGTCTCGGCGCCATTGCCGCCACTGTCGGCGCCGTTGCGGCTCGACATCACCGCTGACGTGCCCGCCGACCGGACCTACCTCGGCTTCCGCCTGCCCGCGGACGGCTCGCCGGAATTCACGGCCTGCGAGCTGGCCTTCGATCTGCTGGCCGGGCTGGCCACGTCGCGGTTGTACCGGCGGATGGTGCGCGGTGAGCAACTGGTCACGCACGTGTCGCGCAGCGCGACCGGCCGGATCGACGGCACCTCGATGGGGATGCTCGTCTTCGACGCAGCAGAAGGTGTGTCGGCCGACCGGGCCGAAGAGGTGCTCTGCGAAGAGCTCGAGCGGCTGGCGCAGGTGCCTCCGACCGAAGTCGAGATGGCAGCCGTCGGCGCGGACATCGAACGCTGGTGGCTGCAGGGTCTGGCCCAGCAGGACGAGCGCGCCGACACGATCTGCGGGGACGCCCTGCTGCACGATGACCCGGGTCGCCTCAATGCCTATCTCGACCGGGTCGCAGCGATCACTGCCGAAGATGTATGCCGCGCTGCCGCAACCTATCTCGACCCTGCCGCCCGCGCGGTGGTCCGCTACGCGAAGGAGGGCAACTGA